In Cycloclasticus sp., a single genomic region encodes these proteins:
- a CDS encoding protein-glutamate O-methyltransferase CheR: MAVVAAIKADKEREFKFTAKVFNKIQELVKERTGIVLADGKQNMVYGRLARRLRALKLSSFESYIKIIESKDEEELIHLVNAITTNLTSFFREEHHFGYLKSTVFPALMEKNAATRKIRIWSAGCSTGEEPYSIAMTVREFFPQDSGWDVKIIATDLDSNVVNTAKKGVYTLSRIEGVSREYKKRWMMRGKGEKSDFVKMGRELQNIITFKQLNLLEGWPIKGPIDIIFCRNVVIYFDKDTQRSLFDRYANTLASDGHLFIGHSENMFNVCKRFESLGHTIYRKTH, from the coding sequence ATGGCTGTGGTTGCGGCGATAAAAGCAGATAAAGAAAGGGAGTTTAAGTTTACTGCAAAGGTATTTAATAAAATTCAAGAGCTGGTGAAAGAGAGAACCGGCATCGTGTTGGCTGATGGTAAGCAAAACATGGTGTACGGTCGACTAGCGCGGCGACTTCGAGCGCTAAAACTGTCGAGTTTTGAAAGCTATATAAAGATTATTGAAAGTAAGGATGAAGAAGAGCTTATTCATCTGGTTAATGCGATCACGACGAATTTAACGTCATTCTTTAGGGAAGAGCACCACTTTGGCTATCTAAAAAGCACGGTATTTCCGGCGCTAATGGAAAAAAATGCAGCGACTCGTAAAATTAGAATTTGGAGTGCGGGTTGCTCAACAGGTGAAGAGCCCTACAGTATTGCGATGACTGTTCGAGAATTCTTCCCGCAGGATAGTGGATGGGACGTGAAAATTATTGCGACTGATTTGGATTCTAACGTTGTCAATACGGCCAAAAAAGGCGTGTATACCCTGTCTAGAATTGAAGGTGTTTCCAGAGAATATAAAAAACGTTGGATGATGCGTGGCAAAGGAGAAAAGTCCGACTTTGTAAAGATGGGTCGTGAATTACAAAATATTATCACTTTCAAGCAATTAAATTTATTAGAGGGCTGGCCAATAAAAGGGCCGATAGACATCATATTTTGTCGTAATGTTGTTATTTATTTTGATAAGGATACCCAGCGATCTCTGTTTGATCGTTACGCAAATACGTTGGCGTCTGATGGACATTTGTTTATTGGGCATTCAGAAAATATGTTTAATGTATGTAAGCGATTTGAGTCGTTAGGCCATACTATTTATCGAAAAACGCATTAA
- the cheD gene encoding chemoreceptor glutamine deamidase CheD encodes MAVTSIKPAAMPTALPGFEDINRYWDSSHGHYSAKILPGQYYVSKNDELIATVLGSCISVCAYDRVAGIGGMNHFMLPIYTREHDESWGSTVISSETRYGNFAMEHMINDIISNGGVKARLEVKVIGGGRVMEKMTDVGLRNIAFIYDYVANENLQLVSEDVGDRYPRKVLFHVKTGKVKVRKLKKVNNTTLLQRDAEYINKLKTTELDGSVDLF; translated from the coding sequence ATGGCGGTAACTAGTATAAAACCGGCAGCAATGCCCACCGCCCTGCCAGGGTTTGAAGATATTAATCGTTACTGGGATTCGTCACACGGTCACTATTCGGCAAAGATATTGCCTGGGCAGTATTACGTGAGTAAAAACGATGAGTTAATTGCGACGGTATTAGGTTCGTGTATTTCTGTCTGTGCCTATGACAGAGTAGCCGGCATAGGAGGCATGAATCATTTTATGTTGCCCATATATACGCGGGAGCATGATGAAAGTTGGGGCTCTACCGTGATCAGCAGCGAAACACGTTATGGCAACTTTGCGATGGAGCATATGATTAATGACATTATCAGCAATGGCGGCGTTAAAGCCCGTTTGGAAGTTAAAGTGATTGGTGGTGGCCGTGTCATGGAAAAAATGACTGATGTCGGCTTACGAAATATTGCGTTTATCTATGATTATGTGGCGAATGAAAATTTGCAATTAGTATCGGAAGACGTGGGTGATAGATACCCACGAAAAGTGTTGTTCCACGTGAAAACGGGTAAGGTTAAAGTTAGAAAGTTGAAAAAGGTGAACAATACTACCTTGTTACAACGGGATGCAGAATACATTAATAAACTAAAAACGACAGAGCTGGATGGCTCGGTTGATTTGTTTTAG
- a CDS encoding chemotaxis response regulator protein-glutamate methylesterase, which produces MDKKIKVLIVDDSAIVRQVLTEIFKNTDDIDVVGTAIDPIIARDKIKALKPDVITLDIEMPRMDGITFLKNLMRLRPMPVVMISTLTEKGADITFEALEIGAIDFVAKPKVNVKTQLAKYSAEVCDKVRAAARARIRGASLAPAAPAVKVKLQPVSRLNHKQIIAIGSSTGGTEAIKSILAGLPEGSPPVVITQHIPKSFSGPFAKRLDSICALSVVEAKTGMLVEPGHVYVAPGDGHLLIMKKGGRYSCVVNDGPPVNRHKPSVDVMFRSLLACSPQDVHAVMLTGMGADGAEGMLELLQAGAKTTAQDEASSVVWGMPGSAVNLSAVQSILPLKKIAGHLIDQYE; this is translated from the coding sequence ATGGATAAAAAAATTAAAGTATTAATTGTGGATGACTCGGCGATTGTACGTCAGGTGCTCACAGAAATTTTTAAAAATACCGATGATATTGATGTGGTTGGTACCGCAATAGACCCCATCATTGCGAGGGATAAAATTAAGGCATTAAAGCCCGATGTTATAACCCTAGATATTGAAATGCCAAGGATGGACGGTATTACTTTTTTGAAGAATTTAATGCGTTTACGGCCAATGCCAGTGGTGATGATTTCAACGCTGACTGAAAAAGGTGCCGACATTACCTTTGAAGCATTAGAAATAGGTGCGATAGATTTTGTTGCTAAACCGAAGGTGAATGTAAAAACACAATTAGCAAAATATTCGGCAGAGGTTTGCGATAAAGTTCGTGCGGCTGCCAGGGCACGTATCCGAGGAGCCAGCCTAGCGCCGGCAGCGCCAGCAGTTAAAGTTAAGCTGCAGCCAGTTTCTAGGCTGAACCATAAGCAAATCATCGCAATTGGTTCCTCAACCGGTGGTACAGAAGCCATTAAAAGTATCTTGGCGGGCTTGCCAGAGGGTTCGCCACCGGTGGTCATTACGCAACACATACCCAAGTCATTTAGTGGGCCATTTGCAAAGCGTTTAGACAGTATCTGTGCATTGTCGGTTGTTGAGGCGAAAACAGGCATGCTAGTAGAGCCGGGTCATGTGTACGTTGCGCCGGGTGATGGACACTTACTTATTATGAAGAAAGGGGGGCGCTACAGTTGTGTTGTAAATGATGGTCCCCCCGTGAACAGACATAAGCCATCGGTTGACGTTATGTTTCGTTCCTTGCTTGCCTGTAGCCCACAAGACGTTCATGCCGTTATGTTAACGGGTATGGGTGCTGATGGCGCTGAAGGTATGTTGGAATTACTGCAAGCCGGTGCAAAAACGACGGCGCAAGATGAGGCCTCCAGTGTGGTATGGGGGATGCCGGGTAGTGCCGTCAATTTGTCTGCTGTACAGTCAATTTTACCGTTGAAGAAAATAGCTGGTCACTTGATTGACCAGTACGAATAG
- a CDS encoding methyl-accepting chemotaxis protein produces MIEEKSFMRQFWPALLVSFLAIVAGFVLPPTTMYLAPMLVIISTVVWMAVGLLGGGSQKLPKQKTVDEALANGSEASKLDREISGLLTDIGSIVENELSRAQSETTRIRQLLADAIIELNSGFNGMNEHAQQQQHEITSVMKSMSGTGDTEGGSQLDFASFVNETNETLNYFVENILDISQQSMEMVGNIDDISGNMDEIYELLKNVTAIADQTNLLALNAAIEAARAGEHGRGFAVVADEVRKLSTGSAETGDQIRAVISRSKENIDGAVAKIGSMASKDMNVAMESKQRVNEMMSEISEMNQRIGSEMQVIQNITAEINNDVGRAVRGLQFEDMISQLTVHIEKTCEQVGPFITQASAYYKDNSGGSDAVSRVKNLREQLQQIRTETCAVRHVAVKQEAMTEGEVELF; encoded by the coding sequence GTGATAGAAGAAAAGAGTTTTATGAGGCAGTTCTGGCCGGCGCTATTGGTTAGTTTTTTGGCGATTGTAGCGGGTTTTGTGTTGCCGCCAACAACAATGTATTTAGCGCCAATGCTTGTGATCATAAGCACGGTAGTTTGGATGGCTGTTGGGTTGCTCGGTGGTGGCTCACAAAAATTGCCCAAACAAAAAACGGTGGATGAAGCTTTGGCTAACGGCTCAGAAGCATCAAAATTGGATCGAGAAATCAGTGGCTTGCTGACGGATATAGGTTCTATTGTGGAAAATGAGTTGTCTAGAGCGCAGTCTGAAACGACTAGAATTAGGCAGTTATTAGCTGATGCGATTATCGAATTAAATAGCGGCTTTAATGGCATGAACGAGCATGCGCAGCAACAACAACATGAAATTACTAGTGTGATGAAATCAATGTCAGGCACTGGTGATACTGAAGGCGGCAGTCAGCTGGATTTCGCAAGCTTTGTTAATGAGACAAATGAGACGCTAAATTATTTTGTTGAAAATATTTTAGATATTAGTCAACAAAGCATGGAAATGGTGGGTAACATCGATGATATTTCAGGCAATATGGATGAAATATATGAGCTCCTTAAAAACGTGACAGCCATCGCCGATCAAACCAATCTATTGGCATTAAATGCGGCGATTGAGGCGGCAAGAGCTGGAGAGCATGGTAGAGGTTTTGCTGTGGTGGCCGATGAGGTGCGTAAATTATCTACCGGTTCTGCTGAAACGGGTGATCAGATTAGGGCGGTTATTTCTCGTTCAAAAGAGAATATAGATGGTGCTGTTGCAAAAATCGGTAGTATGGCATCAAAAGACATGAACGTGGCGATGGAATCTAAGCAGCGCGTTAACGAGATGATGTCCGAAATAAGCGAAATGAATCAAAGAATTGGCTCAGAAATGCAGGTGATTCAAAATATTACAGCGGAAATAAATAATGACGTTGGTCGCGCTGTGCGTGGCCTACAGTTTGAGGATATGATCTCTCAATTAACAGTACATATCGAAAAAACTTGCGAACAAGTGGGGCCATTTATTACTCAAGCGTCTGCTTATTATAAAGACAATAGTGGCGGCAGTGATGCCGTTTCTCGGGTTAAGAACTTGCGCGAACAGTTACAACAAATTCGTACGGAGACTTGTGCTGTTAGACACGTGGCAGTAAAACAAGAAGCCATGACTGAGGGCGAGGTGGAGCTTTTTTAG
- a CDS encoding proline--tRNA ligase, with protein MRTSQFPLNTVKETPSDAEIISHQLMIRAGLVRKLAAGLYTWLPLGVRVLQKAQAIIREEMNDAGALEVSMPVVQPAELWQESGRWEQYGPELARLSDRHGREFCLGPTHEEIITELARHEIKSYKQLPINYYQIQTKFRDEIRPRFGIMRSREFIMKDAYSFHLDDASLQETYDRMFQAYNNIFSRLGLNFRPVLADTGSIGGNASHEFHVLADSGEDAIAFSTDSDYAANVEKAEALTPLAGRADASQQLEKVATPNQRSIEEVSAFFNISPAQCLKTLLVKSDDDGVIALLLRGDHTLNEIKAEKLDGVASPLTLADDEEILKAAACDAGYIGPINLEIPMIVDRSAAQMANFVCGANDNGMHYSGVNWQRDLAEPTRIEDIRQVVEGDLSPDGQGTLTIARGIEVGHIFQLGTKYSDAMKASVLNENGKNQTMTMGCYGIGVTRVIAAAIEQNHDDKGVIWPAALAPFQIALLPMNMHKSERLKEATEKLYLELKEAGFDVLFDDRKVRPGFMFSDMELIGIPHRVVLGDRGLDNGMVEYRARVDSDNQDIPLEGIIEFLTDRLK; from the coding sequence ATGCGTACTAGTCAATTCCCTCTCAACACCGTAAAAGAAACACCCTCAGACGCCGAAATTATTAGCCATCAGTTAATGATTCGAGCGGGGCTTGTTCGCAAACTAGCCGCTGGTTTATACACCTGGTTACCGCTGGGCGTTCGTGTATTGCAAAAAGCTCAAGCTATTATTCGTGAAGAAATGAACGACGCCGGAGCATTAGAAGTCTCTATGCCGGTTGTGCAACCCGCCGAACTTTGGCAAGAGTCTGGTCGTTGGGAACAATACGGCCCTGAACTAGCGCGCTTAAGTGACCGCCACGGTCGTGAGTTTTGCTTAGGCCCGACGCACGAAGAAATTATCACCGAATTGGCACGTCACGAGATTAAGAGTTACAAACAGTTGCCGATCAATTACTACCAAATTCAAACCAAGTTTCGCGATGAAATTCGCCCTCGTTTTGGCATTATGCGCTCGCGTGAATTTATCATGAAAGACGCCTACTCGTTTCACTTAGATGATGCGTCGCTACAAGAAACTTACGACCGCATGTTCCAAGCGTATAACAACATCTTTAGTCGTTTAGGATTAAACTTTAGACCCGTTTTGGCTGACACCGGCTCCATTGGCGGCAATGCTTCACACGAATTTCACGTACTGGCTGATTCCGGCGAAGACGCCATCGCCTTTTCTACTGACAGCGACTACGCAGCGAATGTCGAAAAAGCAGAAGCCCTCACACCTCTTGCTGGACGAGCAGACGCCAGCCAGCAACTTGAAAAAGTAGCCACACCAAATCAACGCAGCATTGAAGAAGTCAGCGCCTTCTTCAATATAAGCCCCGCACAGTGTTTAAAAACTTTGCTGGTTAAAAGTGATGATGACGGCGTGATTGCACTACTGTTACGTGGTGACCATACATTGAATGAGATTAAAGCCGAAAAATTAGACGGCGTTGCCTCACCCCTTACTCTGGCAGATGATGAAGAGATCCTTAAAGCGGCTGCTTGTGATGCCGGCTACATTGGCCCAATCAACCTAGAGATACCAATGATTGTTGATCGTAGCGCGGCGCAAATGGCGAATTTTGTCTGCGGGGCAAACGATAATGGCATGCACTATAGCGGCGTTAATTGGCAACGCGATTTGGCTGAACCAACGCGTATTGAAGATATTCGGCAAGTAGTTGAAGGCGACCTAAGCCCAGACGGTCAAGGCACGCTAACCATCGCCCGCGGCATTGAAGTCGGTCATATCTTCCAATTAGGCACCAAATACAGCGATGCCATGAAGGCGTCTGTACTTAATGAAAATGGCAAAAACCAAACCATGACCATGGGCTGTTACGGTATTGGCGTAACCCGTGTTATAGCCGCTGCTATTGAACAAAATCACGATGACAAAGGCGTTATTTGGCCCGCCGCACTGGCACCGTTCCAAATAGCCTTATTACCCATGAACATGCATAAATCCGAGCGCTTAAAAGAAGCGACTGAAAAGCTCTATTTAGAACTTAAAGAAGCTGGTTTTGACGTGTTATTTGATGATAGAAAAGTACGCCCTGGCTTTATGTTCTCCGACATGGAGCTTATCGGTATTCCGCACCGTGTCGTCTTAGGTGACCGTGGACTGGATAACGGCATGGTCGAATACCGCGCGCGCGTAGACAGCGATAACCAAGATATTCCGCTAGAGGGCATCATCGAATTCCTAACGGATAGACTAAAGTAA
- a CDS encoding sigma 54-interacting transcriptional regulator → MSNLLSPNQRKAIRDKHDFFGNTATIGRLLDDIKRIAGKNTPILLEGETGTGKSLIARKIHDLSQRKGKLVAINCATFSQDLLETELFGHTKGAFTGAQESRTGLVSFAQHGTLFLDEIGELPLDFQPKLLRLLEEKMIRPVGSDKEYPISVRIIAATNQNLKDRVKKGLFRADLYYRLSVIPFTAPPLRERFDDIKDLTLSFIAQICEEHDIEQPGISATSIDALRTYDWPGNIRELRNHIERSLLLEFPLHENLPNNHITVLSAGSLGLKSHEKIHILKAIKENNGNKSKAASSLGISRRTLDRKLKRWREEAA, encoded by the coding sequence ATGAGCAACTTACTCTCCCCTAACCAACGCAAAGCCATTCGCGATAAACACGATTTCTTTGGCAACACCGCCACGATCGGACGCTTACTGGACGATATTAAGCGGATTGCCGGCAAGAACACACCCATTTTATTAGAAGGCGAAACAGGAACAGGCAAGAGCTTAATCGCTCGAAAAATTCATGATTTAAGCCAGCGCAAAGGCAAATTGGTCGCTATTAATTGCGCCACCTTCAGCCAAGACCTACTGGAAACCGAGTTATTCGGTCACACCAAGGGCGCCTTTACTGGCGCACAAGAGTCACGCACAGGGCTGGTTTCCTTTGCACAACACGGCACCTTGTTTTTAGATGAGATTGGTGAGTTACCACTCGATTTCCAACCAAAGTTACTACGTTTACTGGAAGAGAAAATGATACGCCCCGTGGGTTCCGATAAAGAGTACCCCATCTCTGTTCGCATCATTGCGGCCACCAATCAAAATTTAAAAGACCGCGTTAAAAAGGGTTTATTTAGAGCCGACTTATATTACCGATTAAGCGTTATTCCCTTCACCGCACCGCCGCTTCGTGAACGTTTCGATGACATTAAAGACTTAACACTGAGTTTTATCGCTCAAATTTGCGAAGAACACGACATTGAACAACCCGGTATTTCAGCAACTTCGATTGATGCCTTGCGCACTTACGATTGGCCCGGCAACATTCGAGAATTACGCAATCACATTGAGCGTTCGCTGCTATTAGAATTCCCGCTACATGAGAACTTGCCCAACAACCATATAACCGTTCTAAGCGCTGGCTCGCTCGGCTTAAAATCTCACGAAAAAATACATATATTAAAAGCCATTAAAGAAAACAACGGCAATAAAAGCAAAGCCGCCTCAAGCTTAGGTATTTCGCGCCGCACACTAGATCGAAAGCTTAAACGTTGGCGCGAAGAAGCGGCTTAA
- a CDS encoding porin produces the protein MRFKKLALATAVIAGLSTQAQAGSELATLLMLLHENGTISDAQYKRVLAEAQASEQKQVAEKQEIQAQLDKATNVEVNVGKGGLAVKSRDGSFTTKIGGRMQLDSAWYGEDDSASGSTLGDGTKVRRARLYIKGTVNKDWFYKFEYDFAGSGDTRNGITDIWVGYNGFDFDGLSVKAGHFRDPFMLQDQVSDNNTQFTERASIDAFTASRHIGVMGSVNRQHWTAALGVFGDKAKTNGGSDDEGWGLGGRATWMPVNEKGSLVHFGLAANYRSTDGDSVRFKQQPETNISGVNFVDTGSLSDVDNYLSLGAELAIVQDRFSGQAEYIRTTLDRNTASDPTFDGWYAQTGWFLTDDTRPYTHKGAKFKAVKPSNPFGNGGMGAWEVALRYSTIDLIDTGIDGGEMDNLTLGLNWFPVAGLRFSANYIKVLEMDGGAHDNEEADIMQLRGQWAF, from the coding sequence ATGAGATTTAAAAAACTAGCACTTGCAACGGCTGTTATTGCAGGCCTGTCTACACAGGCGCAGGCGGGTTCAGAGCTGGCAACATTGTTGATGTTGTTACACGAGAACGGAACAATTTCAGATGCGCAGTACAAACGTGTGTTGGCAGAAGCGCAGGCATCTGAGCAAAAGCAAGTCGCTGAAAAGCAAGAAATTCAAGCGCAATTGGATAAGGCGACTAATGTAGAAGTTAATGTGGGTAAAGGTGGTCTTGCGGTTAAGTCTCGAGATGGTTCATTCACGACCAAGATAGGTGGGCGTATGCAACTGGATTCAGCGTGGTACGGCGAGGACGATTCGGCTTCGGGGAGTACGCTGGGTGATGGCACAAAGGTGCGTCGCGCAAGGCTTTATATTAAGGGAACGGTGAATAAGGATTGGTTTTATAAGTTTGAATATGACTTTGCCGGTTCGGGTGATACAAGAAATGGCATTACCGATATTTGGGTAGGTTATAACGGTTTTGATTTTGACGGCTTAAGCGTTAAAGCCGGTCACTTTAGAGACCCATTTATGTTGCAAGACCAAGTCAGTGATAACAATACCCAATTTACTGAAAGGGCATCGATTGATGCGTTTACCGCGAGCAGGCACATTGGTGTGATGGGTAGTGTTAACCGTCAGCACTGGACGGCAGCGCTGGGTGTGTTTGGTGACAAGGCCAAGACAAATGGCGGGTCAGATGATGAGGGCTGGGGCTTAGGTGGTCGTGCTACTTGGATGCCTGTTAATGAAAAAGGTTCGTTGGTTCATTTCGGGTTAGCGGCAAATTACCGCAGTACAGACGGTGACAGCGTTCGATTTAAACAGCAGCCGGAAACGAACATCTCTGGAGTAAACTTTGTTGATACAGGTTCGTTATCAGATGTTGATAATTACTTATCTCTAGGGGCGGAGCTGGCGATTGTTCAAGACCGATTCTCCGGGCAAGCAGAATACATTCGCACCACGCTTGATCGCAATACGGCGAGCGACCCTACCTTCGACGGTTGGTATGCGCAAACGGGTTGGTTCTTAACCGATGATACGCGTCCGTATACGCACAAAGGTGCTAAGTTTAAGGCGGTTAAGCCAAGCAACCCTTTCGGTAATGGGGGTATGGGTGCGTGGGAAGTGGCGCTTCGTTATAGCACGATTGATTTAATTGATACTGGAATAGACGGTGGTGAAATGGACAACTTGACGTTGGGTCTAAA